One Nostoc punctiforme PCC 73102 DNA window includes the following coding sequences:
- a CDS encoding SMI1/KNR4 family protein has protein sequence MLEFQGISFIVAQEPLYPVSTQELLLVEEKLQVLFPEDYRTFITTFGSGTFLDLPLRVFSPHDILENLLSEVRERLAMYWFWQDNSESLTQTLAVECIPCFDSYSGDDILFHSSNRNRLFILPHGNEEIYTFESFKDLCHWYINRYVSLQPPFHFSPHQSLIDVEEI, from the coding sequence ATGCTTGAATTTCAGGGAATTTCATTCATTGTCGCTCAGGAGCCACTATACCCTGTTTCTACACAAGAACTTTTACTAGTTGAGGAAAAATTACAAGTTTTATTTCCAGAAGACTATCGTACATTTATTACAACTTTTGGGTCTGGCACATTTCTAGATTTACCTCTGCGGGTGTTTTCTCCACACGACATTTTAGAGAATTTGCTAAGTGAAGTCCGTGAAAGACTAGCTATGTACTGGTTTTGGCAAGATAACTCTGAGTCTTTAACACAAACACTTGCTGTTGAATGTATTCCCTGTTTTGATAGCTACAGTGGAGATGATATTTTGTTTCATTCCTCTAATCGAAATCGCCTATTTATCTTGCCTCATGGAAACGAAGAAATTTATACTTTTGAGTCTTTTAAAGACCTTTGCCACTGGTACATTAATCGTTATGTTTCCTTACAACCTCCTTTTCATTTCTCGCCTCACCAAAGTTTGATTGATG
- a CDS encoding precorrin-8X methylmutase codes for MNAACLTIKELTDAVGGGLTPRMVRHYHQLGLLPQPVRSHSNYRLYTKTDVLRLQRIVALKQQGFQLNHIRNILDVEPEADTTVNLMGQLQQQYRAVMQQISQLRQTASALEGLLGRDRHCQIIQAEVLAQLKLLDVETQAGLGGLENLWSGLDAEIHSHSEAFSESLQRLLPDLSHRSEIEQHLISQLVLACGDVSLISFVKLSRDAIAASREALSSSCQIVVDTQTVAAALDQTRLLHLGCRTETLIDNPHITTATEAEAAFWQHREWRSKLLQVNHGCVLVVGYAPSVLVEVCEAISNQKIQPALVIGMPIGFSHAPAAKRQLMQQGIPFITVAGTLGGGALAATALNALVESLIDKPDCHCYLKNIVDSSEC; via the coding sequence ATGAATGCTGCTTGTTTAACTATTAAAGAACTTACCGATGCAGTAGGCGGCGGTTTAACTCCGCGGATGGTGCGCCATTATCATCAATTGGGACTTTTACCGCAACCAGTGCGATCGCACAGCAATTACCGTCTCTATACCAAAACAGATGTTCTCAGGCTGCAACGGATTGTAGCACTGAAGCAGCAGGGGTTTCAGCTAAACCATATCCGCAATATTTTGGACGTGGAACCAGAAGCTGACACAACTGTTAACCTCATGGGACAACTTCAGCAGCAATATCGCGCGGTGATGCAACAAATCTCTCAACTGCGGCAAACTGCATCAGCATTAGAAGGATTATTGGGGCGCGATCGCCATTGTCAAATTATCCAGGCGGAAGTTTTGGCACAACTCAAGTTACTTGATGTCGAAACCCAAGCCGGATTGGGGGGATTGGAAAATCTCTGGAGTGGCTTGGATGCCGAAATTCATAGCCACTCAGAAGCTTTTTCCGAATCGCTACAACGCTTACTACCAGATTTATCTCACCGTTCGGAAATTGAACAACACTTAATTTCTCAGTTGGTTTTGGCTTGTGGCGATGTCAGTTTAATATCCTTTGTGAAATTGAGCCGAGATGCGATCGCAGCTAGCCGAGAAGCCTTATCTTCAAGCTGTCAAATCGTTGTTGATACCCAAACCGTTGCGGCTGCTTTAGATCAAACCCGATTACTTCACTTGGGATGCCGCACTGAAACCTTAATTGATAATCCCCACATTACCACCGCCACAGAAGCAGAAGCAGCTTTTTGGCAACATCGAGAATGGCGATCAAAATTGCTGCAAGTAAATCACGGTTGCGTGCTGGTAGTTGGTTATGCTCCCTCAGTCCTTGTAGAAGTTTGTGAAGCGATTAGCAATCAAAAAATTCAGCCAGCGTTAGTAATTGGAATGCCCATTGGCTTTAGTCATGCTCCCGCAGCCAAGCGACAACTGATGCAACAAGGGATACCTTTTATTACAGTTGCAGGAACTTTGGGAGGTGGCGCTTTAGCTGCTACTGCCCTAAATGCTTTGGTGGAGTCCCTGATTGATAAGCCAGATTGTCATTGTTATCTCAAAAATATAGTAGATTCCTCTGAGTGCTGA
- a CDS encoding DUF4912 domain-containing protein, with amino-acid sequence MWQQEKKDTSIIRLILWVALATTPMAAGLLVSEPILAQSKPTSPSFTLPQTVQNGTTIRIDGSNSLGTINQSLKENFEKQFSGTKVEVAANGTDTALKDLLDGKIDIVAMGRGLTPAEKAQGLEQVRLRREKIAIVVSADNPFKGSLTSRQFARIFRGQITNWSQLGAPSGKIRLIDHPNTSETRNTFRTYPAFKTAEFATGSSATQLTEDNTAEIIKQLGKDGISYVLANQVSKLQNVRVLQLHQALPDDAKYPFSQPLVYVYKKNPSLSVVDFLGFTLAPAGQQAIEQARTAEATAIATNVSQPIVTPSPSPQTTPAATASPSATASAFGEQPFVAPANTQKSPIVNKEVPFWVLLPLFLVSVIAALAWWTLGKNPSSDEKTDNLPESNPHPPDPEDGETAVLNASTAASINGAMLEEQPVSQFQEQETRDRTPFNIYAQTQSDLAENGTHGTSNLVQEASNGTSNLYEGTTSTLTNGSGAAALTGGAALATGIGAATWSAFNNKETETNAIDETVELNNYTETNTPDSDEVAWDIEAPAAVVNTPYPHLGNLSEEISSDVELPSSELTAPLPKLPDVPEVTSDLGYWDTEISEDEIDEELQAELNWLQSITSTEDTADAASADELPLPDSDEVEPSPSPTSSLLNLPELPDVDVFNVVADAAEPPIEVVNEESQTEPTVGEGAAENDSIDFAGVAALAAGAGIGAWAINLGSDTQGETDTAIDNVPIAAETDIHLADAEDESSILLTPHTSTSAHVSWEISETKKAELWQQGGSQLVVRLYDVTGIDLSYQTPQLVQQYECTETAHDRLVEIPANDRDYIAEIGYIAYGEYWLFIARSAILRVFSPVNPDPIVDRVANTAETSIGLVDADEESSIVLTPHTSTSAHVSWEVSETKKAALRQQGGSQFQFIVRLYDVTGIDLSYQSPQLVKQYESEETVNDGLADVPASDRDYIAEIGYLADGERWLFIARSAVVHFSSSVHPDPVVDDVAIADEPDIHLVDVEEESSLVLTPRTSQWADVSWEISEAKKAELQQQGGSKLVVRLYDATGIDLSYQHPQFVQQYECEETANDRFVEIPISDRDYIAEIGYVADGDCWLFIARSAIARVFSPVPTDSTVENGALPSETAINLVDVEEKSSEEESNILLTPRTPKWAYVSWHISQTQNKALLQQGGSQLVVRLYDVTGIDLSYQSPQLVQQYECEEVARDRFVAIPVSDRDYMVEIGYIAEGDRWLLIARSPNVRVFSRSHEDFWFVADAELIIHGATQPNTSVNIAGHPIKIKPDGTFHLRLPFSDGLMDYLITVAADGESTKTIHKKFSQETSEN; translated from the coding sequence ATGTGGCAACAAGAAAAAAAAGATACTTCGATAATCAGGCTGATACTATGGGTTGCTTTAGCTACAACTCCTATGGCAGCAGGTTTGCTGGTATCAGAACCGATACTGGCGCAATCTAAACCTACGTCTCCTTCTTTTACACTGCCGCAAACAGTGCAGAATGGAACGACAATTCGGATTGATGGTTCAAATAGTTTGGGTACAATCAACCAAAGCCTGAAAGAGAATTTTGAAAAACAGTTTTCGGGTACTAAGGTTGAAGTCGCCGCTAATGGCACTGATACAGCACTGAAAGATTTGCTAGATGGCAAAATCGACATCGTAGCAATGGGGCGTGGGTTGACACCAGCAGAAAAAGCTCAAGGACTAGAGCAAGTCCGCTTGCGCCGTGAGAAGATTGCGATCGTGGTCAGCGCAGATAATCCTTTCAAAGGAAGCTTGACTAGTAGGCAATTTGCCCGGATTTTCCGGGGACAAATTACAAATTGGTCACAACTAGGAGCGCCATCAGGGAAAATTCGGTTAATTGACCACCCGAACACAAGTGAGACTCGCAATACTTTTCGCACTTATCCAGCCTTCAAGACTGCTGAATTTGCTACAGGGTCTAGTGCTACCCAACTAACTGAGGATAATACCGCAGAAATCATCAAGCAACTGGGCAAAGATGGCATCAGCTATGTGTTAGCTAATCAGGTGTCGAAGCTGCAAAATGTGCGAGTTCTGCAATTACATCAAGCCTTGCCAGATGATGCAAAATATCCCTTCTCGCAACCTTTAGTTTACGTTTACAAAAAAAATCCCAGCTTAAGCGTAGTAGATTTTCTTGGCTTTACCCTGGCACCCGCAGGACAGCAGGCTATAGAACAAGCAAGAACGGCTGAAGCAACTGCGATCGCAACCAACGTATCACAACCTATTGTCACGCCTTCCCCTAGTCCCCAGACAACACCTGCTGCTACAGCTTCCCCTAGTGCTACTGCTTCTGCATTTGGCGAACAGCCTTTTGTCGCTCCTGCCAATACACAAAAAAGTCCAATTGTCAACAAAGAAGTACCGTTTTGGGTACTGCTACCTTTGTTTCTTGTTAGTGTAATTGCAGCGTTGGCCTGGTGGACTCTCGGAAAAAACCCATCATCTGATGAGAAAACAGACAACTTACCAGAATCCAATCCTCATCCACCCGATCCAGAAGATGGAGAAACAGCAGTACTTAATGCCAGCACAGCTGCCTCCATTAACGGAGCGATGCTTGAAGAACAGCCAGTTTCACAATTCCAAGAGCAAGAAACCCGCGATCGCACTCCTTTCAATATCTATGCTCAAACACAATCTGACCTGGCTGAAAATGGTACTCACGGGACATCCAATTTAGTACAAGAGGCAAGTAATGGAACTTCTAACCTCTATGAAGGTACAACCTCCACTCTAACTAATGGATCGGGAGCCGCAGCTTTAACTGGTGGTGCGGCTTTAGCAACGGGCATCGGAGCGGCTACCTGGTCTGCCTTTAACAACAAAGAAACAGAAACAAACGCAATTGATGAGACGGTCGAGTTAAATAATTATACTGAGACAAATACACCCGATTCTGATGAGGTTGCATGGGATATAGAAGCCCCAGCCGCTGTAGTAAACACCCCATATCCTCACTTGGGAAATCTTTCCGAAGAAATATCTTCTGATGTAGAACTGCCTTCATCTGAGTTAACAGCCCCACTGCCAAAATTACCAGATGTGCCAGAAGTAACATCTGATTTGGGATATTGGGACACAGAAATTTCTGAAGATGAGATAGATGAGGAACTTCAAGCAGAATTAAACTGGCTACAGAGTATTACCTCAACTGAAGATACAGCAGATGCAGCTTCAGCAGATGAATTGCCCTTACCAGACTCTGACGAAGTAGAACCTTCACCGTCACCAACATCTTCACTACTCAATTTGCCAGAATTACCAGATGTAGATGTATTCAATGTGGTAGCGGATGCAGCCGAACCTCCTATTGAGGTGGTAAACGAAGAATCTCAAACAGAGCCAACTGTTGGGGAAGGTGCTGCTGAGAATGACTCCATAGATTTTGCAGGCGTTGCGGCTTTAGCAGCAGGTGCAGGGATTGGAGCCTGGGCGATTAATCTGGGATCGGATACTCAAGGAGAAACTGATACTGCGATTGACAATGTGCCAATTGCAGCCGAAACAGATATCCATTTGGCAGATGCAGAAGATGAGAGCAGTATTTTGCTCACACCGCATACTTCGACATCAGCTCATGTCTCTTGGGAAATTTCTGAAACCAAGAAAGCAGAACTGTGGCAACAAGGCGGCTCTCAATTGGTAGTGCGACTGTATGATGTGACTGGCATAGACTTGAGTTATCAAACTCCCCAGCTTGTCCAGCAGTATGAATGTACAGAGACAGCACACGATCGCTTGGTAGAGATTCCCGCCAACGATCGCGACTACATAGCTGAAATTGGTTATATCGCTTATGGCGAGTACTGGTTATTCATAGCCCGTTCCGCAATTCTTCGTGTCTTCAGTCCTGTGAATCCAGATCCCATAGTTGATCGTGTGGCGAACACAGCCGAAACAAGTATTGGTTTGGTAGATGCAGATGAAGAAAGCAGTATTGTCCTTACACCACATACTTCGACATCGGCTCATGTCTCTTGGGAAGTTTCCGAAACCAAGAAAGCAGCACTGCGTCAACAGGGCGGCTCTCAATTTCAATTTATAGTGCGGCTGTATGATGTGACTGGGATTGACTTGAGCTATCAAAGTCCTCAGCTTGTCAAGCAGTATGAATCTGAAGAGACAGTAAACGACGGACTAGCGGATGTTCCCGCCAGCGATCGCGATTATATAGCTGAAATTGGTTATCTCGCTGATGGCGAACGCTGGTTATTCATCGCCCGTTCAGCAGTTGTTCATTTCTCCAGTTCTGTACATCCAGATCCCGTCGTTGATGATGTGGCGATTGCGGATGAACCAGATATTCACTTGGTAGATGTTGAAGAAGAGAGTAGTCTTGTCCTTACACCTCGCACTTCCCAATGGGCTGATGTTTCTTGGGAGATATCCGAAGCCAAGAAAGCAGAACTGCAACAACAGGGCGGCTCTAAATTGGTAGTGCGGTTATATGATGCAACTGGGATTGACTTGAGTTATCAACATCCTCAGTTTGTCCAACAATATGAATGTGAAGAGACTGCAAACGATCGCTTTGTAGAAATTCCCATCAGCGATCGCGATTACATAGCTGAAATTGGCTATGTCGCTGATGGCGATTGCTGGTTATTTATTGCCCGTTCTGCGATCGCTCGTGTTTTCAGTCCTGTTCCTACAGATTCCACCGTTGAAAATGGAGCCTTACCAAGCGAAACAGCTATTAACTTGGTAGACGTAGAAGAAAAGAGCAGTGAAGAAGAAAGCAACATACTGCTCACACCCCGCACTCCCAAATGGGCTTATGTCTCTTGGCACATTTCCCAGACTCAGAACAAAGCGCTGCTACAACAGGGCGGTTCTCAATTGGTAGTGCGCCTTTACGATGTAACTGGGATTGACTTGAGTTATCAAAGTCCCCAGCTTGTACAGCAGTATGAATGCGAAGAAGTAGCCCGCGATCGCTTTGTGGCGATTCCCGTAAGCGATCGCGACTATATGGTTGAAATTGGTTACATAGCAGAAGGCGATCGTTGGTTACTCATCGCCCGTTCACCTAATGTTCGCGTTTTCAGCCGTTCCCACGAAGATTTTTGGTTTGTAGCAGATGCTGAGTTAATTATTCACGGAGCAACCCAACCAAATACAAGCGTAAACATTGCTGGACATCCTATCAAAATCAAACCCGATGGTACTTTCCACCTGCGTCTTCCCTTTTCAGATGGTTTAATGGACTATCTCATAACAGTAGCTGCTGATGGAGAATCCACCAAAACCATCCATAAAAAGTTCTCTCAGGAAACTTCAGAGAACTAG
- a CDS encoding Uma2 family endonuclease, which translates to MTALTLQLPPNLKFTDEEFEQIVAVNKELRLELTAEGELVIMSPTGGETGNRNFDLLGQLWFWNSQNNLGKAFDSSTGFKLSNGATRSPDASWIKMERWDALTPQQRKKYLPLCPDFAIELVSETDDVEETQAKMQEYLANGLQLGWLINPKDKQVIIYRPNLATEALQCPTSLSGEDVLLGFILNLQPIFA; encoded by the coding sequence ATGACTGCTTTAACTTTACAATTACCTCCTAATCTCAAATTTACGGATGAGGAATTTGAACAGATTGTTGCTGTAAATAAAGAGTTGCGTTTAGAATTAACTGCTGAAGGAGAATTGGTAATCATGTCACCCACTGGAGGAGAAACAGGAAACCGTAATTTTGATTTGTTAGGTCAACTATGGTTTTGGAACAGTCAAAATAATTTAGGAAAGGCTTTTGATTCTTCTACTGGTTTTAAACTTTCCAATGGTGCAACTCGTTCTCCTGATGCTTCTTGGATAAAGATGGAACGCTGGGATGCTCTCACACCACAACAAAGAAAAAAATATCTCCCTTTGTGCCCAGACTTTGCAATCGAATTGGTTTCTGAAACTGATGATGTCGAGGAGACTCAAGCCAAGATGCAGGAATACTTAGCAAATGGTTTACAACTTGGTTGGTTAATTAATCCGAAAGATAAACAAGTAATCATTTATCGCCCAAATCTTGCAACAGAAGCTTTACAATGTCCTACAAGTTTATCTGGCGAAGATGTTCTTCTTGGTTTTATTTTAAATTTACAGCCAATTTTTGCGTAA
- the fbp gene encoding class 1 fructose-bisphosphatase: MAKTPESLESSINEITDRALDRDCTTLSRHVLQQLQSFSPDAQDLSALMNRIALAGKLVARRMSRAGLMEGVLGFTGEVNVQGESVKKMDVYANDVFISVFKQSGLVCRLASEEMENPYYIPENCPIGRYTLLYDPIDGSSNTDNNLSLGSIFAIRQQEGTDSDGKATDLLANGRKQLAAGYILYGPCTMLVYTIGKGVHSFVLDPSLGEFILTEENIRIPNHGSVYSVNEGNFWQWEESIREYIRYVHRTEGYSARYSGAMVSDIHRILVQGGVFLYPGTIQNPEGKLRLLYETAPLAFLIEQAGGRATTGLVNILDVVPKKLHQRTPLIIGSKEDVAKVESFIQNGH; encoded by the coding sequence ATGGCTAAAACGCCAGAATCCTTAGAATCGTCTATCAATGAAATTACAGATAGAGCTTTAGATCGTGATTGTACAACCTTATCGCGTCACGTTCTCCAGCAACTTCAGAGTTTTTCGCCAGATGCACAAGATTTGAGTGCGCTGATGAATCGCATCGCCTTAGCAGGTAAACTAGTTGCACGCCGTATGAGTCGCGCTGGTTTAATGGAAGGCGTTCTCGGTTTTACCGGGGAAGTTAATGTCCAAGGAGAATCCGTCAAAAAGATGGATGTCTACGCCAATGATGTGTTTATCTCAGTGTTTAAGCAAAGCGGCTTAGTCTGTCGCCTCGCCTCTGAGGAAATGGAAAATCCCTACTATATCCCCGAAAATTGCCCCATTGGTCGCTATACCCTGTTGTATGACCCAATTGATGGCTCATCCAACACAGATAATAATCTCAGCTTGGGTTCTATTTTCGCCATTCGCCAACAAGAAGGAACTGATAGCGATGGTAAGGCAACCGATCTCCTCGCCAACGGACGGAAGCAACTTGCTGCCGGATACATCCTGTATGGGCCATGCACAATGCTGGTTTATACTATAGGTAAAGGCGTTCATTCCTTTGTCCTCGATCCCAGCTTAGGAGAATTTATTCTCACAGAAGAGAATATTCGGATTCCTAACCACGGTTCCGTTTACAGCGTGAATGAGGGTAACTTCTGGCAGTGGGAAGAATCGATTCGAGAATATATCCGCTACGTTCATCGCACAGAAGGCTACAGCGCTCGTTATAGCGGTGCAATGGTGAGCGACATCCATAGAATTTTGGTTCAAGGCGGTGTGTTCCTCTACCCAGGTACAATTCAAAACCCAGAAGGGAAATTGCGCTTGCTTTATGAAACTGCTCCTCTCGCCTTTTTGATTGAGCAAGCAGGCGGCCGTGCTACGACAGGATTGGTAAACATCTTGGATGTAGTGCCAAAAAAACTACATCAGCGCACACCTTTAATTATTGGCAGTAAAGAAGATGTCGCAAAGGTAGAGTCTTTTATTCAAAACGGACACTAG
- the tal gene encoding transaldolase yields the protein MSTNHLLEIKQYGQSIWMDNLTRDIIQSGELKDMVENQGISGITSNPAIFEKAIAGNAIYDADIEAGVRAGLPIYKIYESLVFADIRNACDILRPVYEASNRLDGYVSIEVPPTIAHDTEATISEARRYFQEIGRENLMIKIPGTEPGLPAVEQVIAEGMNVNITLLFSVESYVNTAWAYVRGLEKRLAEGKDISRIASVASFFLSRIDSNIDAKIDAKLKKGVDDIAVEAKLKAVKGKVAIANAKLAYQEYKKIIRSERWQELVAKGATVQRLLWASTSTKDPNYNDVMYIEELVGPDTVNTVPPATIKACADHCNVSDRLETDVNNAYTLIENLKDPDINIDLDTVMDELLVEGIDKFIQPFQSLMNSLEDKIKVLSPV from the coding sequence ATGTCTACCAATCATCTACTAGAAATTAAGCAATACGGTCAAAGTATCTGGATGGATAATTTGACCCGTGACATTATTCAATCAGGTGAACTCAAAGACATGGTTGAAAATCAAGGTATATCTGGGATTACTTCTAACCCAGCTATCTTTGAAAAAGCGATCGCGGGCAATGCCATTTATGATGCTGATATAGAAGCCGGAGTTCGCGCTGGCTTACCGATATACAAAATTTACGAATCCCTAGTTTTTGCAGATATCCGTAACGCTTGTGATATTTTACGCCCTGTTTATGAAGCCTCGAATAGACTAGATGGTTATGTGAGTATCGAAGTACCGCCAACCATCGCCCATGATACGGAAGCAACAATAAGCGAAGCTCGGCGCTATTTCCAAGAAATTGGTCGGGAAAATCTGATGATTAAAATTCCCGGTACAGAACCTGGTTTGCCAGCAGTAGAGCAAGTAATAGCCGAGGGAATGAATGTTAATATTACGTTGCTATTTTCTGTGGAAAGCTACGTAAACACAGCTTGGGCTTATGTTCGGGGCTTAGAAAAACGGCTGGCTGAAGGTAAAGACATCAGTAGAATTGCTTCAGTCGCTAGCTTCTTCCTCAGCCGGATCGATAGCAACATTGATGCCAAAATAGATGCTAAGTTGAAAAAAGGCGTTGATGATATTGCCGTGGAAGCAAAGCTAAAAGCTGTGAAAGGAAAAGTAGCGATCGCAAACGCCAAGCTAGCTTACCAAGAATACAAGAAAATCATTAGAAGTGAGCGTTGGCAAGAGTTGGTAGCAAAAGGGGCCACAGTTCAACGGCTACTTTGGGCTAGTACCAGCACCAAAGACCCCAACTACAACGACGTGATGTATATCGAAGAGTTGGTAGGCCCTGATACCGTTAACACCGTCCCACCAGCGACCATTAAAGCTTGTGCCGATCATTGTAACGTGAGCGATCGCTTAGAAACAGACGTGAATAATGCTTACACGCTGATCGAAAACCTCAAAGATCCCGACATCAACATCGATCTCGATACCGTAATGGATGAACTGTTAGTTGAAGGTATTGACAAGTTCATCCAGCCCTTCCAGTCCTTGATGAACTCTTTAGAAGACAAGATCAAGGTATTGTCACCAGTGTAG